The following coding sequences lie in one Labrus bergylta chromosome 5, fLabBer1.1, whole genome shotgun sequence genomic window:
- the LOC109983915 gene encoding paxillin isoform X3, with translation MRKFIFSISIDALLADLESTTSHISKRPLFLSDDTAYSIPVGGQIQQDICSPPQVPSTSELNGLDETESFSSAQRSPWSRESSSPTQPTGEEDHVYSFPNKQKNSDSSAVAMNSSLGSNLSELDRLLLELNAVQQSTPAFPTEEETAPPLPACSIIHHIQENGISNDGKVAPPVLLKPKRGVAARGIEDVRPSVESLLDELESSVPSPVPTPLVVSDEQTDGQEETPSQQQARMSASSATRELDELMASLSDFKVQSNIQSQGKTSPTGPPKPANKLDNMLGSLQSDLNRLGVQTVAKGVCGACKKPIVGQVVTAMGRTWHPEHFVCTHCQEEIGSRNFFEREGQPYCEKDYHSLFSPRCHYCNGPILDKVVTALDKTWHPEHFFCAQCGAFFGPEGFHEKDGKAFCRKDYFDMFAPKCGGCVRAILENYISALNSLWHPECFVCRECFTPFINGSFFDHEGQPYCEAHYHERRGSLCSGCQKPITGRCITAMGKKFHPEHFVCAFCLKQLNKGTFKEQNDKPYCQGCFVKLFS, from the exons ATGAgaaaatttattttttctatttccatAGATGCTTTGTTGGCGGACCTTGAGTCCACAACATCCCACATTTCCAAGCGCCCACTCTTCCTGTCTGACGACACTGCCTACTCCATCCCTGTTGGGGGTCAGATCCAGCAAGACATCTGCTCCCCACCCCAAGTCCCATCAACCTCTGAGCTAAACGGACTAGATGAAACAGAG TCCTTCAGCTCAGCTCAGAGAAGTCCCTGGTCTAGAGAAAGCAGCAGTCCAACGCAACCCACTGGTGAAGAGGACCACGTTTACAG cttcCCTAATAAGCAGAAGAATAGTGACTCATCAGCTGTTGCCATGAACTCGTCCTTGGGGAGCAACCTGTCTGAGCTTGACCGCCTGCTGTTGGAGCTCAATGCTGTCCAGCAGAGCACCCCTGCCTTCCCCACAGAAG aAGAAACAGCACCACCACTGCCTGCATGTAGCATCATCCACCATATCCAGGAGAATGGAATCTCTAATGATGGCAAAGTGGCTCCACCTGTGTTACTGAAGCCTAAACGCGGTGTAGCAGCTCGAGGAATAGAGGATGTACGACCGAGTGTAGAGAGTCTTCTAGATGAGCTGGAAAGTTCTGTTCCCTCACCTGT TCCCACACCATTGGTTGTGTCAGACGAACAAACAGATGGACAAGAAGAAACACCTTCACAACAGCAAGCCAGGAtgtctgcctcctctgccacACGAGAGCTGGACGAGCTAATGGCCTCCCTGTCTGACTTCAAGGTCCAAAGCAAT ATCCAGTCACAAGGAAAGACTTCTCCCACGGGTCCCCCCAAACCTGCCAACAAGCTGGACAACATGCTGGGAAGCCTGCAGTCTGATCTCAACCGACTCGGAGTCCAGACGGTGGCTAAAGGTGTCTGTGGAGCCTGCAAGAAACCCATTGTTGGACAG GTGGTGACAGCCATGGGCAGAACATGGCACCCTGAGCACTTTGTGTGCACCCACTGCCAGGAGGAGATTGGATCCAGAAACTTCTTTGAGCGTGAGGGGCAGCCTTACTGTGAGAAAGATTACCACAGCCTGTTCTCGCCGAGATGCCACTACTGCAACGGACCCATTCTGGAT AAAGTAGTGACTGCTTTGGACAAGACTTGGCATCCGGAGCATTTCTTTTGTGCCCAGTGTGGAGCCTTCTTTGGACCAGAAG GTTTCCATGAGAAGGATGGAAAGGCGTTCTGCAGGAAAGATTACTTTGACATGTTTGCCCCTAAATGTGGCGGCTGTGTCCGTGCTATCCTGGAGAACTACATCTCTGCTCTGAACTCACTCTGGCACCCAGAATGCTTCGTCTGCAGG gAGTGCTTCACGCCGTTCATAAATGGCAGCTTCTTCGACCACGAGGGACAGCCATACTGCGAGGCTCACTACCACGAGCGGCGCGGCTCACTGTGCTCCGGCTGCCAGAAGCCAATCACCGGCCGCTGCATCACGGCCATGGGCAAGAAGTTCCACCCTGAGCACTTTGTGTGTGCTTTCTGCCTCAAGCAGCTCAACAAAGGCACCTTCAAGGAGCAGAACGACAAGCCGTACTGCCAGGGCTGCTTTGTTAAACTCTTCAGCTAG
- the golga7 gene encoding golgin subfamily A member 7, whose product MAETHSLQDLQQPTVSSKVYVQRDYSSGTLSKFQTKFPSELESRLDKQQFEETIQTLNNLYAEAEKLGGKSYLEGCLACLTAYTIFLCMETHYEKVLKKIGRYIKDQNEKIYAPRGLLLTDPIERGLRVVEITIFEDRSIGSGR is encoded by the exons ATGGCTGAG ACCCACAGCTTACAGGATCTCCAGCAGCCTACTGTCTCCTCCAAAGTGTATGTCCAGAGAGACTACAGCTCAGGAACCCTCTCTAAGTTTCAGACAAAGTTCCCCTCTGAACTGGAGTCAAGG CTTGATAAGCAGCAGTTTGAGGAAACCATCCAGACTCTGAACAATCTGTATGCAGAGGCTGAGAAACTAGGGGGGAAGTCGTATTTAGAGGGCTGTCTTGCTTGTCTAACTGCCTACACAATCTTCCTTTGTATGGAGACACACTACGAAAAG GTGTTGAAGAAGATCGGCAGGTACATTAAGGACCAGAATGAGAAGATCTATGCTCCCAGAGGTTTGCTGTTGACCGACCCCATAGAGAGAGGCCTGAGAGTC GTGGAAATCACCATCTTTGAAGACAGAAGTATTGGCTCTGGAAGATAA
- the LOC109983915 gene encoding uncharacterized protein isoform X1: protein MRKFIFSISIDALLADLESTTSHISKRPLFLSDDTAYSIPVGGQIQQDICSPPQVPSTSELNGLDETESFSSAQRSPWSRESSSPTQPTGEEDHVYSFPNKQKNSDSSAVAMNSSLGSNLSELDRLLLELNAVQQSTPAFPTEEETAPPLPACSIIHHIQENGISNDGKVAPPVLLKPKRGVAARGIEDVRPSVESLLDELESSVPSPVPTPLVVSDEQTDGQEETPSQQQARMSASSATRELDELMASLSDFKVQSNSGSQLSVNQEPVGDPLCLSGSPVVPAVTTPSIYPNIDLVDTPLPLSYDTPSSTPLPLELHIDEDGCSAPTSSAGSAVVMSSSKSLQYSQIQQTDDSVSVTSKISTVETISISGTRKPPSPSEVSEVSDGKFSSPPGKSLSPVNVGKRSSPVTTTQCSSPSVVSNSPSPVTVSSKPSPILRAKSPSPPDLKCPKSPSPVPKSFSPIRISNSPESPTKTASPVPQSASPVTVPIISSPVTIPKSTSPETVPKSASPVSIPRLSSPVPKTASSLPKTSSPETLSKSTCPVILSRLSSPVPVINTETAAPKSPASVIRNNYTVPSTSSPSALSVAVPSRSLCPPLTEKQRGEIMDLTWPCREPLLDDALDKLLASDSTQLSDNQPSANVMPGVEDRSWEEEDGIYPELSREGTLTPMTESSWIDECLTPSSCPGTPDATLDLPMQQLSAVERLSASGQLKSVIHRTKETSNVHPMYKDGMLRRKMGPVIVNKSNSQDRLIEELQGKLGIGRVERRRKQHSDDWLTEGVIVMSNPLRTREEGAKPAVDKKIIIPPESPVPQRKVLPPPQSPPAPKKPPPVKQTPPPLPPPPPTPPPPREPTPPPPKEPTPPPREPTPPPVQPSPSPSPPPKPVTPPPPPKVYVSVGCQTEYDPIFPPMQIQSQGKTSPTGPPKPANKLDNMLGSLQSDLNRLGVQTVAKGVCGACKKPIVGQVVTAMGRTWHPEHFVCTHCQEEIGSRNFFEREGQPYCEKDYHSLFSPRCHYCNGPILDKVVTALDKTWHPEHFFCAQCGAFFGPEGFHEKDGKAFCRKDYFDMFAPKCGGCVRAILENYISALNSLWHPECFVCRECFTPFINGSFFDHEGQPYCEAHYHERRGSLCSGCQKPITGRCITAMGKKFHPEHFVCAFCLKQLNKGTFKEQNDKPYCQGCFVKLFS from the exons ATGAgaaaatttattttttctatttccatAGATGCTTTGTTGGCGGACCTTGAGTCCACAACATCCCACATTTCCAAGCGCCCACTCTTCCTGTCTGACGACACTGCCTACTCCATCCCTGTTGGGGGTCAGATCCAGCAAGACATCTGCTCCCCACCCCAAGTCCCATCAACCTCTGAGCTAAACGGACTAGATGAAACAGAG TCCTTCAGCTCAGCTCAGAGAAGTCCCTGGTCTAGAGAAAGCAGCAGTCCAACGCAACCCACTGGTGAAGAGGACCACGTTTACAG cttcCCTAATAAGCAGAAGAATAGTGACTCATCAGCTGTTGCCATGAACTCGTCCTTGGGGAGCAACCTGTCTGAGCTTGACCGCCTGCTGTTGGAGCTCAATGCTGTCCAGCAGAGCACCCCTGCCTTCCCCACAGAAG aAGAAACAGCACCACCACTGCCTGCATGTAGCATCATCCACCATATCCAGGAGAATGGAATCTCTAATGATGGCAAAGTGGCTCCACCTGTGTTACTGAAGCCTAAACGCGGTGTAGCAGCTCGAGGAATAGAGGATGTACGACCGAGTGTAGAGAGTCTTCTAGATGAGCTGGAAAGTTCTGTTCCCTCACCTGT TCCCACACCATTGGTTGTGTCAGACGAACAAACAGATGGACAAGAAGAAACACCTTCACAACAGCAAGCCAGGAtgtctgcctcctctgccacACGAGAGCTGGACGAGCTAATGGCCTCCCTGTCTGACTTCAAGGTCCAAAGCAAT TCTGGTTCTCAGTTGTCAGTGAATCAAGAACCAGTTGGAGACCCTTTGTGTCTTTCTGGTTCACCAGTTGTCCCAGCAGTAACCACCCCATCTATATATCCTAACATTGATTTAGTTGACACTCCTCTGCCTTTAAGTTACGATACTCCCTCCTCTACCCCTCTTCCTCTGGAGCTGCATATAGATGAGGATGGTTGTTCTGCCCCCACGTCCTCAGCTGGGTCCGCTGTAGTGATGTCATCATCCAAGAGCCTTCAGTACTCCCAGATTCAACAGACAGACGATAGTGTCAGTGTAACTTCTAAGATCTCAACAGTGGAGACCATTAGTATCTCTGGTACCAGAAAGCCTCCTAGTCCATCTGAAGTCTCTGAAGTTTCTGATGGTAAATTCTCAAGTCCACCTGGAAAGAGCTTAAGTCCAGTTAATGTTGGAAAGCGTTCCAGTCCAGTAACCACCACCCAGTGCTCCAGTCCATCAGTTGTTTCAAACAGCCCTAGTCCTGTTACTGTGTCATCAAAACCCAGTCCCATTCTTAGAGCCAAAAGTCCTAGCCCCCCTGATCTGAAATGCCCCAAGAGTCCAAGCCCAGTCCCTAAAAGCTTTAGTCCAATCCGTATCAGTAATAGTCCAGAATCACCCACTAAGACAGCTAGTCCAGTTCCACAAAGTGCAAGTCCTGTGACAGTCCCTATTATCTCTAGTCCTGTAACCATCCCAAAGAGTACTAGTCCTGAAACAGTTCCCAAGAGTGCTAGTCCTGTGTCAATTCCAAGACTTTCAAGTCCAGTTCCAAAGACTGCAAGTAGTTTACCCAAAACGTCTAGTCCTGAAACATTGTCAAAGAGCACATGCCCAGTAATTCTCTCAAGGCTTTCGAGTCCAGTACCAGTCATAAATACTGAAACCGCAGCTCCTAAGAGTCCTGCGTCAGTCATCAGAAACAATTATACTGTACCATCTACAAGCAGTCCCAGTGCTTTGTCAGTTGCTGTTCCTTCAAGAAGCCTGTGTCCCCCTCTAACAGAAAAGCAAAGGGGTGAAATAATGGATTTAACTTGGCCATGCCGGGAGCCTTTATTGGACGATGCTTTAGACAAACTTTTAGCCTCTGACTCTACCCAACTGAGTGACAACCAGCCATCTGCCAATGTTATGCCTGGAGTTGAAGACAGATCCTGGGAGGAAGAAGACGGAATTTACCCTGAACTCAGCCGAGAGGGAACTCTGACACCCATGACTGAGTCCAGCTGGATAGATGAGTGTTTGACCCCCTCCTCCTGCCCCGGGACACCAGATGCAACGCTGGACCTGCCCATGCAGCAGCTCTCTGCTGTTGAGCGACTATCTGCTTCTGGCCAA CTCAAGTCGGTTATCCACCGCACCAAAGAGACCTCCAATGTGCATCCAATGTACAAGGACGGAATGTTGCGACGTAAAATGGGACCAGTCATTGTGAATAAGAGCAACTCTCAAGACAGACTTATTGAGGAGTTGCAGGGTAAGCTGGGAATTGGGCGAGTAGAGCGCAGGCGTAAGCAGCACTCAGATGATTGGCTGACAGAGGGAGTCATCGTAATGTCCAACCCACTGCGAACACGGGAAGAAGGGGCCAAGCCTGCTGTGGATAAG AAAATCATCATCCCTCCAGAATCACCTGTCCCACAGAGAAAAGTTCTCCCCCCTCCGCAATCTCCTCCAGCCCCCAAAAAGCCACCCCCAGTCAAGCAGACTCCTCCACCActacctcccccccctccaacccctccccctcctcgaGAACcaacccctcctccccccaagGAGCCTACTCCTCCCCCCAGGGAGCCCACACCTCCCCCTGTCCAGCCTTCTCCATCGCCTAGCCCCCCTCCCAAGCCCgtcactcctcctccacctcccaaGGTCTATGTATCAGTGGGTTGTCAGACTGAGTACGACCCCATCTTTCCACCGATGCAG ATCCAGTCACAAGGAAAGACTTCTCCCACGGGTCCCCCCAAACCTGCCAACAAGCTGGACAACATGCTGGGAAGCCTGCAGTCTGATCTCAACCGACTCGGAGTCCAGACGGTGGCTAAAGGTGTCTGTGGAGCCTGCAAGAAACCCATTGTTGGACAG GTGGTGACAGCCATGGGCAGAACATGGCACCCTGAGCACTTTGTGTGCACCCACTGCCAGGAGGAGATTGGATCCAGAAACTTCTTTGAGCGTGAGGGGCAGCCTTACTGTGAGAAAGATTACCACAGCCTGTTCTCGCCGAGATGCCACTACTGCAACGGACCCATTCTGGAT AAAGTAGTGACTGCTTTGGACAAGACTTGGCATCCGGAGCATTTCTTTTGTGCCCAGTGTGGAGCCTTCTTTGGACCAGAAG GTTTCCATGAGAAGGATGGAAAGGCGTTCTGCAGGAAAGATTACTTTGACATGTTTGCCCCTAAATGTGGCGGCTGTGTCCGTGCTATCCTGGAGAACTACATCTCTGCTCTGAACTCACTCTGGCACCCAGAATGCTTCGTCTGCAGG gAGTGCTTCACGCCGTTCATAAATGGCAGCTTCTTCGACCACGAGGGACAGCCATACTGCGAGGCTCACTACCACGAGCGGCGCGGCTCACTGTGCTCCGGCTGCCAGAAGCCAATCACCGGCCGCTGCATCACGGCCATGGGCAAGAAGTTCCACCCTGAGCACTTTGTGTGTGCTTTCTGCCTCAAGCAGCTCAACAAAGGCACCTTCAAGGAGCAGAACGACAAGCCGTACTGCCAGGGCTGCTTTGTTAAACTCTTCAGCTAG
- the LOC109983915 gene encoding uncharacterized protein isoform X2 → MDDLDALLADLESTTSHISKRPLFLSDDTAYSIPVGGQIQQDICSPPQVPSTSELNGLDETESFSSAQRSPWSRESSSPTQPTGEEDHVYSFPNKQKNSDSSAVAMNSSLGSNLSELDRLLLELNAVQQSTPAFPTEEETAPPLPACSIIHHIQENGISNDGKVAPPVLLKPKRGVAARGIEDVRPSVESLLDELESSVPSPVPTPLVVSDEQTDGQEETPSQQQARMSASSATRELDELMASLSDFKVQSNSGSQLSVNQEPVGDPLCLSGSPVVPAVTTPSIYPNIDLVDTPLPLSYDTPSSTPLPLELHIDEDGCSAPTSSAGSAVVMSSSKSLQYSQIQQTDDSVSVTSKISTVETISISGTRKPPSPSEVSEVSDGKFSSPPGKSLSPVNVGKRSSPVTTTQCSSPSVVSNSPSPVTVSSKPSPILRAKSPSPPDLKCPKSPSPVPKSFSPIRISNSPESPTKTASPVPQSASPVTVPIISSPVTIPKSTSPETVPKSASPVSIPRLSSPVPKTASSLPKTSSPETLSKSTCPVILSRLSSPVPVINTETAAPKSPASVIRNNYTVPSTSSPSALSVAVPSRSLCPPLTEKQRGEIMDLTWPCREPLLDDALDKLLASDSTQLSDNQPSANVMPGVEDRSWEEEDGIYPELSREGTLTPMTESSWIDECLTPSSCPGTPDATLDLPMQQLSAVERLSASGQLKSVIHRTKETSNVHPMYKDGMLRRKMGPVIVNKSNSQDRLIEELQGKLGIGRVERRRKQHSDDWLTEGVIVMSNPLRTREEGAKPAVDKKIIIPPESPVPQRKVLPPPQSPPAPKKPPPVKQTPPPLPPPPPTPPPPREPTPPPPKEPTPPPREPTPPPVQPSPSPSPPPKPVTPPPPPKVYVSVGCQTEYDPIFPPMQIQSQGKTSPTGPPKPANKLDNMLGSLQSDLNRLGVQTVAKGVCGACKKPIVGQVVTAMGRTWHPEHFVCTHCQEEIGSRNFFEREGQPYCEKDYHSLFSPRCHYCNGPILDKVVTALDKTWHPEHFFCAQCGAFFGPEGFHEKDGKAFCRKDYFDMFAPKCGGCVRAILENYISALNSLWHPECFVCRECFTPFINGSFFDHEGQPYCEAHYHERRGSLCSGCQKPITGRCITAMGKKFHPEHFVCAFCLKQLNKGTFKEQNDKPYCQGCFVKLFS, encoded by the exons ATGCTTTGTTGGCGGACCTTGAGTCCACAACATCCCACATTTCCAAGCGCCCACTCTTCCTGTCTGACGACACTGCCTACTCCATCCCTGTTGGGGGTCAGATCCAGCAAGACATCTGCTCCCCACCCCAAGTCCCATCAACCTCTGAGCTAAACGGACTAGATGAAACAGAG TCCTTCAGCTCAGCTCAGAGAAGTCCCTGGTCTAGAGAAAGCAGCAGTCCAACGCAACCCACTGGTGAAGAGGACCACGTTTACAG cttcCCTAATAAGCAGAAGAATAGTGACTCATCAGCTGTTGCCATGAACTCGTCCTTGGGGAGCAACCTGTCTGAGCTTGACCGCCTGCTGTTGGAGCTCAATGCTGTCCAGCAGAGCACCCCTGCCTTCCCCACAGAAG aAGAAACAGCACCACCACTGCCTGCATGTAGCATCATCCACCATATCCAGGAGAATGGAATCTCTAATGATGGCAAAGTGGCTCCACCTGTGTTACTGAAGCCTAAACGCGGTGTAGCAGCTCGAGGAATAGAGGATGTACGACCGAGTGTAGAGAGTCTTCTAGATGAGCTGGAAAGTTCTGTTCCCTCACCTGT TCCCACACCATTGGTTGTGTCAGACGAACAAACAGATGGACAAGAAGAAACACCTTCACAACAGCAAGCCAGGAtgtctgcctcctctgccacACGAGAGCTGGACGAGCTAATGGCCTCCCTGTCTGACTTCAAGGTCCAAAGCAAT TCTGGTTCTCAGTTGTCAGTGAATCAAGAACCAGTTGGAGACCCTTTGTGTCTTTCTGGTTCACCAGTTGTCCCAGCAGTAACCACCCCATCTATATATCCTAACATTGATTTAGTTGACACTCCTCTGCCTTTAAGTTACGATACTCCCTCCTCTACCCCTCTTCCTCTGGAGCTGCATATAGATGAGGATGGTTGTTCTGCCCCCACGTCCTCAGCTGGGTCCGCTGTAGTGATGTCATCATCCAAGAGCCTTCAGTACTCCCAGATTCAACAGACAGACGATAGTGTCAGTGTAACTTCTAAGATCTCAACAGTGGAGACCATTAGTATCTCTGGTACCAGAAAGCCTCCTAGTCCATCTGAAGTCTCTGAAGTTTCTGATGGTAAATTCTCAAGTCCACCTGGAAAGAGCTTAAGTCCAGTTAATGTTGGAAAGCGTTCCAGTCCAGTAACCACCACCCAGTGCTCCAGTCCATCAGTTGTTTCAAACAGCCCTAGTCCTGTTACTGTGTCATCAAAACCCAGTCCCATTCTTAGAGCCAAAAGTCCTAGCCCCCCTGATCTGAAATGCCCCAAGAGTCCAAGCCCAGTCCCTAAAAGCTTTAGTCCAATCCGTATCAGTAATAGTCCAGAATCACCCACTAAGACAGCTAGTCCAGTTCCACAAAGTGCAAGTCCTGTGACAGTCCCTATTATCTCTAGTCCTGTAACCATCCCAAAGAGTACTAGTCCTGAAACAGTTCCCAAGAGTGCTAGTCCTGTGTCAATTCCAAGACTTTCAAGTCCAGTTCCAAAGACTGCAAGTAGTTTACCCAAAACGTCTAGTCCTGAAACATTGTCAAAGAGCACATGCCCAGTAATTCTCTCAAGGCTTTCGAGTCCAGTACCAGTCATAAATACTGAAACCGCAGCTCCTAAGAGTCCTGCGTCAGTCATCAGAAACAATTATACTGTACCATCTACAAGCAGTCCCAGTGCTTTGTCAGTTGCTGTTCCTTCAAGAAGCCTGTGTCCCCCTCTAACAGAAAAGCAAAGGGGTGAAATAATGGATTTAACTTGGCCATGCCGGGAGCCTTTATTGGACGATGCTTTAGACAAACTTTTAGCCTCTGACTCTACCCAACTGAGTGACAACCAGCCATCTGCCAATGTTATGCCTGGAGTTGAAGACAGATCCTGGGAGGAAGAAGACGGAATTTACCCTGAACTCAGCCGAGAGGGAACTCTGACACCCATGACTGAGTCCAGCTGGATAGATGAGTGTTTGACCCCCTCCTCCTGCCCCGGGACACCAGATGCAACGCTGGACCTGCCCATGCAGCAGCTCTCTGCTGTTGAGCGACTATCTGCTTCTGGCCAA CTCAAGTCGGTTATCCACCGCACCAAAGAGACCTCCAATGTGCATCCAATGTACAAGGACGGAATGTTGCGACGTAAAATGGGACCAGTCATTGTGAATAAGAGCAACTCTCAAGACAGACTTATTGAGGAGTTGCAGGGTAAGCTGGGAATTGGGCGAGTAGAGCGCAGGCGTAAGCAGCACTCAGATGATTGGCTGACAGAGGGAGTCATCGTAATGTCCAACCCACTGCGAACACGGGAAGAAGGGGCCAAGCCTGCTGTGGATAAG AAAATCATCATCCCTCCAGAATCACCTGTCCCACAGAGAAAAGTTCTCCCCCCTCCGCAATCTCCTCCAGCCCCCAAAAAGCCACCCCCAGTCAAGCAGACTCCTCCACCActacctcccccccctccaacccctccccctcctcgaGAACcaacccctcctccccccaagGAGCCTACTCCTCCCCCCAGGGAGCCCACACCTCCCCCTGTCCAGCCTTCTCCATCGCCTAGCCCCCCTCCCAAGCCCgtcactcctcctccacctcccaaGGTCTATGTATCAGTGGGTTGTCAGACTGAGTACGACCCCATCTTTCCACCGATGCAG ATCCAGTCACAAGGAAAGACTTCTCCCACGGGTCCCCCCAAACCTGCCAACAAGCTGGACAACATGCTGGGAAGCCTGCAGTCTGATCTCAACCGACTCGGAGTCCAGACGGTGGCTAAAGGTGTCTGTGGAGCCTGCAAGAAACCCATTGTTGGACAG GTGGTGACAGCCATGGGCAGAACATGGCACCCTGAGCACTTTGTGTGCACCCACTGCCAGGAGGAGATTGGATCCAGAAACTTCTTTGAGCGTGAGGGGCAGCCTTACTGTGAGAAAGATTACCACAGCCTGTTCTCGCCGAGATGCCACTACTGCAACGGACCCATTCTGGAT AAAGTAGTGACTGCTTTGGACAAGACTTGGCATCCGGAGCATTTCTTTTGTGCCCAGTGTGGAGCCTTCTTTGGACCAGAAG GTTTCCATGAGAAGGATGGAAAGGCGTTCTGCAGGAAAGATTACTTTGACATGTTTGCCCCTAAATGTGGCGGCTGTGTCCGTGCTATCCTGGAGAACTACATCTCTGCTCTGAACTCACTCTGGCACCCAGAATGCTTCGTCTGCAGG gAGTGCTTCACGCCGTTCATAAATGGCAGCTTCTTCGACCACGAGGGACAGCCATACTGCGAGGCTCACTACCACGAGCGGCGCGGCTCACTGTGCTCCGGCTGCCAGAAGCCAATCACCGGCCGCTGCATCACGGCCATGGGCAAGAAGTTCCACCCTGAGCACTTTGTGTGTGCTTTCTGCCTCAAGCAGCTCAACAAAGGCACCTTCAAGGAGCAGAACGACAAGCCGTACTGCCAGGGCTGCTTTGTTAAACTCTTCAGCTAG
- the rplp0 gene encoding large ribosomal subunit protein uL10 has product MPREDRATWKSNYFLKIIQLLDDYPKCFIVGADNVGSKQMQTIRLSLRDKAVVLMGKNTMMRKAIRGHLENNPALEKLLPHIKGNVGFVFTKEDLAEVRDLLLANKVPAAARAGAIAPCDVTVPAQNTGLGPEKTSFFQALGITTKISRGTIEILSDVNLIKTNDKVGASEATLLNMLNISPFSYGLNIQQVYDNGSVYSPEVLDITEESLHARFLEGVRNIASVCLEIGYPTLASVPHTIINGYKRVLAVAVETDYSFPLADKVKAFLADPSAFAAVAAPAAAAETAAPAAAKEEVKEESEESDDDMGFGLFD; this is encoded by the exons ATGCCCAGGGAAGACAGGGCCACGTGGAAGTCCAACTATTTCCTGAAAATCATC CAACTCCTGGATGACTATCCAAAATGCTTCATTGTGGGGGCAGACAATGTGGGCTCCAAGCAGATGCAGACCATCCGTCTGTCTCTGCGGGACAAGGCTGTGGTGCTGATGGGTAAAAACACCATGATGCGCAAAGCCATCCGTGGTCATCTGGAGAACAATCCTGCTTTGGAGAA GCTCCTGCCCCACATCAAAGGAAATGTGGGTTTTGTCTTCACCAAGGAAGATCTGGCAGAGGTCAGGGACTTGCTGTTGGCCAACAAG GTACCTGCAGCTGCCCGTGCTGGAGCCATCGCCCCTTGTGACGTGACTGTGCCTGCCCAGAACACTGGTCTTGGTCCTGAGAAGACTTCCTTCTTCCAGGCTTTGGGTATCACCACCAAGATCTCTAGGGGAACCATTGAAATATTG AGTGACGTCAACCTGATAAAGACTAACGACAAGGTTGGTGCCAGCGAAGCCACGCTGCTCAACATGCTGAACATCTCACCCTTCTCCTATGGACTGAACATCCAGCAGGTGTACGACAACGGCAGTGTATACAGCCCTGAGGTGCTTGACATCACAGAGGAGTCCCTGCATGCCAGATTCCTGGAG GGTGTGAGGAACATTGCTAGTGTGTGCCTGGAGATTGGCTACCCAACTTTGGCATCTGTGCCCCACACCATCATCAACGGCTACAAGAGAGTCCTGGCTGTCGCAGTTGAGACAGACTATTCCTTCCCCCTGGCAGACAAG GTCAAGGCCTTCCTGGCTGACCCATCTGCCTTTGCTGCTGTTGCAgcccctgcagcagcagctgagacTGCTGCACCTGCTGCTGCCAAGGAGGAGGTTAAGGAAGAGTCTGAGGAATCTGATGATGACATGGGCTTCGGTCTGTTCGACTAA